The following are encoded in a window of Solidesulfovibrio magneticus RS-1 genomic DNA:
- the hemW gene encoding radical SAM family heme chaperone HemW: protein MLLYIHVPFCRSKCRYCAFVSRPLDMAEVEVYATALPLEIRHFGKKLGRPKVETIYFGGGTPTLLPPWALSRILPEITRHFDVHPAVEWTFEGNPDSALDQQYLSILVGAGVNRLSLGVQSFSDAMLKTLGRPHDARTAQLAFEAARKAGFANISLDLIWGLPGQREASWMEDLKAAVRLRPEHLSCYGLTLEPGTPLAASAEAGELELPPDGEQGRMYVHGAEFLEEQGYLQYEISNYARMGFQSRHNSGYWEGRDYLGLGPGAVSTVAGVRHENPRDVRDWAVQAKVGRCGVGGVALSREERIRELVMLSLRTAKGLRLGLYKRLTGIDFLKENEALVTALRQKELVRLSAGHLRLTKNGFLVSNLILERLRF from the coding sequence ATGCTGCTGTATATCCATGTGCCCTTTTGCCGGAGCAAGTGCCGGTACTGCGCCTTTGTCTCGCGTCCCCTGGACATGGCCGAGGTGGAGGTCTACGCCACGGCCTTGCCGCTGGAGATCCGGCATTTCGGCAAGAAGCTCGGCCGGCCCAAGGTCGAGACCATTTATTTCGGCGGCGGCACGCCCACGCTGTTGCCGCCCTGGGCGCTGTCGCGCATCCTGCCGGAAATTACCCGCCATTTCGACGTGCATCCGGCCGTGGAATGGACGTTTGAGGGCAATCCCGATTCGGCTCTGGACCAGCAGTACCTGAGCATCCTGGTCGGGGCCGGGGTCAACCGCCTGAGCCTTGGTGTGCAGAGCTTTTCCGACGCCATGCTCAAGACCCTGGGCCGGCCCCATGACGCCAGGACGGCCCAGCTGGCCTTCGAGGCGGCCCGCAAGGCGGGGTTCGCCAACATCAGCCTGGACCTCATCTGGGGCTTGCCCGGCCAGCGCGAGGCCAGCTGGATGGAGGACCTCAAGGCGGCCGTGCGTCTGCGGCCGGAACATCTGTCCTGTTACGGCCTGACCCTGGAGCCGGGCACGCCCCTGGCCGCCTCGGCCGAGGCCGGCGAGCTGGAGCTGCCGCCGGATGGCGAACAGGGCCGCATGTACGTGCATGGGGCGGAGTTTCTGGAAGAGCAGGGCTACCTGCAATACGAAATCTCGAATTACGCCCGCATGGGTTTCCAAAGCCGCCACAATTCGGGCTACTGGGAAGGCCGGGACTATCTGGGGCTGGGGCCGGGGGCGGTGTCCACCGTGGCCGGGGTGCGCCATGAAAATCCCCGCGACGTGCGCGACTGGGCTGTCCAGGCCAAGGTCGGGCGCTGCGGCGTCGGCGGGGTGGCGCTCTCGCGTGAGGAGCGCATCCGCGAACTGGTCATGCTCTCGCTGCGAACGGCCAAGGGGCTTCGGCTGGGGCTTTACAAGCGGTTGACCGGAATTGATTTTCTTAAGGAAAACGAAGCGCTCGTCACCGCCTTGCGGCAAAAGGAGCTGGTGCGTCTGAGCGCCGGGCATCTGCGGCTGACCAAGAACGGCTTTCTAGTCAGCAACCTCATCCTGGAGCGCCTGCGGTTCTAA